In Antedon mediterranea chromosome 10, ecAntMedi1.1, whole genome shotgun sequence, one genomic interval encodes:
- the LOC140060320 gene encoding uncharacterized protein, translating into MVFEPETFFADPTQEVFNSLKKDDLLKLATHLGLKDVESSMRKNDIKSRLLTYLVEEDIFDSSVMSSQVDSSIDAKLREIELQNMKEIEIRRMELEFEREERDFKLKLRELELASGISQPISNPKFDVTKHIRLVPPFQEKEVDKFFLHFEKIAENLKWPKEHWTLLLQSVLTGKAREIYTDLSFEQSSSYDVVKELILKGYELVPEAYRQQFRNKQRQTNQTHLELAQTKERLFDRWCASKQTNKDYDRLRQLILIEEFKSCITPDVRTYLDEQKAETLSQAARLADDYALTHKQAFTQKPQAQSATSSGKKFQTNDSSKSEATSTPPKLTYTPNKSDQQFPSPSTTCNYCKKPGHIMSECFALKRKEGKSKPSGLVLVKKQKNENLKNLVSDSVLDGYSPFMSDGFVSLIGDDLNLKSVRILRDTGASQSLLLEGILPLSDRSSTWEDVLLQGIELGYFNVPLHNIVIKSDFINGPVVVGVLKELPFMGVTFVLGNDLAGAMVKVDETTPDPSMFPVCAITHSISQQIDEVILGDTFLASEFNSPSDDTLFTGIMPRVSLTKEKLIAEQVDDSNIYKNVISEDNLTSAICTISEDNLTSVLCANSEDNLTSVLSATELISITPATKVESDLNLYVQNNNGGNYDLNAESCLRLQHSEVLANLDAKFVHLTDAERTELTKLVLGHNSSFPDVPVQINNDDDAKLLKEHPYHLKIIQQNYLKQDMYMLQTEPSFSQWSSPCVLVLKPDGSYRLCTDFRKVNVVPKADSYPLTRINDCLHKLGKFDLLKGYWQVSLIERVKDISAFVTNDGLYQYNRMPFGMRNAPATFQRLLNSVIADINGCEGYIDDVIVYSDT; encoded by the coding sequence ATGGTCTTTGAACCAGAAACATTTTTTGCCGACCCTACCCAAGAGGTATTTAATAGTTTGAAAAAAGATGATTTGCTTAAACTAGCTACGCATCTAGGTCTAAAGGACGTTGAATCCTCTATGCGAAAGAATGATATTAAGAGTCGTTTATTAACTTATTTGGTTGAGGAAGACATTTTTGATAGTAGTGTTATGTCTTCCCAAGTTGATTCAAGCATTGATGCTAAATTAAGAGaaattgaattacaaaatatgaaagaaattgaaattcgAAGAATGGAATTGGAATTCGAAAGAGAGGAAAgagattttaaattaaaattacgcgAATTAGAGCTAGCTAGTGGGATTAGTCAACCTATTTCCAATCCAAAATTTGATGTAACTAAACATATTAGACTAGTGCCACCTTTTCAGGAGAAGGAAGTAGATAAATTCTTTTTACATTTCGAGAAAATTGCCGAAAATCTTAAATGGCCTAAAGAACACTGGACCTTGCTTTTACAAAGTGTACTAACTGGTAAAGCGAGAGAAATTTATACTGATTTATCATTTGAGCAAAGTTCATCATATGATGTAGTTAAAGAACTCATCTTAAAGGGGTATGAATTAGTCCCAGAGGCCTATAGGCAACAATTCCGAAATAAACAACGGCAAACTAACCAAACACACCTTGAATTAGCACAAACCAAAGAACGGTTATTTGATCGTTGGTGTGCATCTAAGCAAACAAATAAAGATTATGATAGGCTTAGACAACTAATTTTGATAGAAGAGTTTAAATCATGTATTACTCCTGATGTGAGGACTTATTTAGATGAGCAAAAAGCTGAGACCTTAAGTCAAGCTGCTCGACTGGCTGATGACTATGCCTTAACGCATAAACAAGCATTTACTCAAAAACCTCAGGCACAGTCAGCCACATCTTCTGGAAAGAAATTCCAAACAAATGATAGTTCCAAAAGTGAAGCGACTTCTACTCCGCCTAAACTAACCTACACTCCTAACAAATCTGACCAACAATTTCCATCTCCAAGTACTACTTGCAATTATTGCAAAAAGCCAGGGCACATTATGTCCGAATGTTTTGCCTTAAAACGGAAGGAAGGAAAAAGTAAACCTTCTGGGTTGGTCTTGGTTAAGAAgcagaaaaatgaaaatttaaaaaatttggtATCGGACTCTGTTCTTGATGGGTACTCTCCTTTCATGTCCGATGGTTTTGTGTCCTTAATTGGAGATGATCTAAACCTCAAGTCAGTTAGGATCCTTAGGGATACAGGTGCTTCTCAATCCTTGCTTTTAGAAGGTATTTTGCCTTTATCTGATAGATCCTCTACTTGGGAAGATGTCTTGTTGCAAGGGATTGAATTAGGGTATTTTAACGTACCATTGCACAATATTGTTATTAAGTCCGATTTTATAAACGGACCTGTAGTAGTTGGGGTTCTAAAGGAACTTCCATTTATGGGCGTCACCTTTGTTTTAGGGAATGATTTAGCTGGGGCTATGGTTAAAGTGGACGAAACCACCCCAGATCCTAGTATGTTCCCTGTGTGTGCTATTACGCATTCTATTAGCCAGCAAATTGATGAGGTTATTTTAGGGGATACATTCCTTGCCTCTGAGTTTAATTCTCCCTCTGACGATACTTTGTTTACTGGCATTATGCCTCGTGTATCTTTGACTAAGGAGAAATTGATTGCTGAGCAGGTTGACGActctaatatttataaaaatgtcaTATCAGAAGATAACTTGACTTCTGCTATATGCACTATTTCTGAAGATAACTTGACTTCTGTTTTATGCGCAAATTCTGAAGATAACTTGACTTCTGTTCTAAGCGCTACTGAACTAATTTCTATCACCCCTGCCACTAAGGTAGAGAGTGACTTAAACTTATATGTCCAAAATAATAATGGTGGTAACTATGATCTTAATGCTGAGAGTTGTTTGAGACTTCAACATTCTGAGGTCCTTGCTAATTTGGATGCTAAGTTTGTTCATTTAACAGATGCTGAAAGGACAGAACTAACAAAATTGGTGCTCGGACATAACAGTTCATTTCCTGATGTACCTGTACAAatcaataatgatgatgatgctaAGCTGCTTAAAGAACATCCTTATCATCTTAAAATAATACAGCAGAACTATCTAAAACAAGATATGTATATGCTCCAAACCGAACCAAGTTTTAGTCAGTGGAGTTCACCATGTGTGCTGGTTTTAAAGCCTGATGGTTCTTACCGATTATGTACAGACTTTCGAAAGGTGAATGTAGTTCCCAAGGCGGATTCATACCCATTGACACGCATTAATGATTGTCTTCACAAATTGGGCAAATTTGATCTACTCAAAGGATATTGGCAAGTTTCTCTCATCGAACGTGTGAAGGACATATCAGCCTTTGTCACTAATGACGGACTCTACCAATACAACCGAATGCCGTTTGGAATGCGGAATGCACCAGCCACGTTTCAACGCCTCCTGAATAGTGTGATTGCAGACATCAATGGCTGCGAGGGCTACATAGATGATGTTATTGTCTACAGTGATACTTAG